A region of the Bradysia coprophila strain Holo2 unplaced genomic scaffold, BU_Bcop_v1 contig_232, whole genome shotgun sequence genome:
GAAATTCCGGAAATATAGAACACATACAAGTGAAAAAAATccgaatcacaacacaaaacgaagagaaaaagtaaattgagaaatgcagagtttcaatagactacgccaaaatgattttttttctcaatttttttacataaagcagctaaaaattgaaaataaagatacccgtgtctcgtcttttgacgaaaaaactcgaaaccggaaagatttttcactttataaattcctgaaatatatgatttgcgccattttccacccaaattccacataaggtcttaagtttgccactttgcaattacagtagtatgagtagtattgttcactcagttcatccagttttgactgattcactgaattttgttttgatgaaatgtcaaatcgggacagtaaattttaaatctcaaacaagtttgtgtcaaaaatttgtagtatttcgcgtaaaacaaagtgattcagtttcaatttcgcacagaaaatagttccGAGTGTGCTCATGCTAGTGTCTTAAACAGAATTTAGGAAAAATtctccgaaataattttaaagtcaaattaatttggtcaaacattgtgggtgttgtgaaaatctcatttttaaaagtaatttggtgtgaattgtgccattcagtgttcaattccttaattttatgtgcctagaaattgCCTGCAATACGTTTCGTGCTAATTCAGTcggtaaaatgtgaagaaaagatacaaaaatatgttgccattcaggtaaacaaaattcttgacatgTCTGTTGTGAAGATAGTCGTAAGTGACaccacaaaactgaaatttttttgtccgttaatttaaaaaatgatttttttggcggaaatgcttttatttgaatgtgtgcatgATTCCGGTACAATAAAATAGTGATAAAGTCACCACTATTGATGacctttaaaatggcatcattggttaaatatgattggcatagtctattattttcaaatatttgtatgacattatttcacgcgctttctcaaaacgtaagttacgttacacatacatccatgtgctctttccgcataaagttgctttgacattacttatctaccctatattatataGATGATCGAAACAGATATCAGACAGACAGCAAGTCTACGtgaatatttgatttaaaaaaaatttaaaaaaaaaaaaacaaaaatttgacgaggAGCGAACCCAAGACCATCGCGTAAAAGTGACGCGCTCTATCCGATTCGGCTACTGAGACCTtgaatgaaatggatttgttgaCACGTTTTGTTTTGCACAATGTGTGTGTGCTGTGCATGTGTGTATCAGTATATTTTCCAGTTTTCGTTTATGTATGACATACTCACCCCGGAACGATAAAATCATATATGTGGTAGTCGGGCTACACTCGATCGTTACACTCGCTAACGCTCGTTCGTGTTATGTACAGAAGTGTAACGATCTCATTACCTTTCCTACCacataataattattaaatcCAACATATCCCAATTTCGTGACATTAGATGTTGgaatataaatcaaaaatgcatACGAACAATTGTCCGTCTTGTGCAAACGTTTTCGAAACGCTCTCACTTAATGGGTCTATATATAGTGCagaaattgagagaaaaaacgGAGTTTCCCAGTGAGTCCAGGTAACAAAGGTAAGCTAAGTCCATTAATGGATTTGAAGGATTAAAGGGATTAAGAGATTATCGATGCGATTCgatgaataaataaacaagCAAAATCACAACCTAGACGATTCGTACAACACAGACATGGATCGAGCTAACGGAAGGAACGAATCATCGTACCGATTCTTAATGAATATTTCCGATTTTACAGtcgtaaaacaataaaaacaatttcagttttgttaCTTCCTGTTTACTTGAACGTATAATCGGCAACATAAAAACTTCCTCAAACACAAGGGGTGTGTTTATGACTATTACGTGTAAACGTTTGAGCGTAAACAAATGCAAAATGAATGAGATAATGAAATGGGAATTTTATATCTTGGAATTCTTTTGTATTTCATTGGATTGTTTCGGAAGTATGGGAACGTgtcacaaaacaattttttttttagaaaaatgttgtcaCTGTGCCCGAATtgcgaaaagaaaatgaaattcaacgaCATACCTAAgcctttcactttttcacagTTTGCAAGAGTATACCTGCCACCAGTATAATTATCAAATCTGATACTCCTTTTGATGGAGcagattgatacaaaatctgtcacttcattaaattttacatgaaaatttggtaaaaggTATCGTCGCTAAAAGTTCGCGGAGAGGTCAAATTTTCAggtaaattcaggtcaggagaaaattgattgaaacagGTTCAGGTATCTTCAGTACAACTTCAGGTAAACCTGACCTGTTTCGATTTTCAATATAGTTGTCTATCGACGGTCAAGGCCAATAACAAAGTTTGAGTGGGAGAGTTTTAGTGGATTTAAGGGGAATATCAGTATAGAATTACATATATGAACTGAATGGGAGTCTTGAAGTATGCAACACATATCAATGTGATCCCAAGAAACGTATCCCTAACTCTGCATTTTAAACCGATTTTTTGTGCTCCGAAaattctttccattttgacGAATCGTGACGCTGTACCCTATGTCTGACctgttttcagaattttaaaaagagATTCAATACAACAATGATGCTAAACGATGACATGATTGTCAGTTGGTATCTATGGATTTGGATATTCACTGACATCGTGTAAATGTAATGTTATGACATCgtgtgaattgaatttttcattcgaCCACCTTAAATGATGGATGAACAGCCGAGGCTTAAGCACTTTACAGCCCAGTGAATGAAACTTTTCTTGTTGGTACTATTCAAAAATACTTGTAGGCACCACTGGAAttcaaaactattttctgAGACTAGAGAATCCAACGGGtaagaaatttgaatgaaagttGGCTTCATTACATCGAGTACCGTTGAATTAAACTTAAAACGCCCGACGTATTTCCtttcttaatttaaaattttattcactaTATGATCGTATTCGAAGCACGTATCGCTTGTATGATCAAATTATCACAATTTCCCGTGTACTCTGAAGATTTCCCAAACGAAATCTTACAAATATCCAATTTACAACACATCGATTGAATTTCCATCGTCTAATCATTTCTACTCCAAGTCAGACTTGATGCTGACAATTCACTAGCCTTGTGCGCTTCGACTCCTTTTCTCGAAACCATTTGACTGCGGCAAACCTTTCGTCAGACTTCCAGCAACATCAGTGGTCGATGAGAACTTCCTTCGGCAACAATTTATGAAAGACACAAGCGTATTTGCATCCGGTAAactatttgaaagaaattttaacattaaaaccCTCGTCAACATGCGgtaaattcaatcaaaatccTTACACAAGTATCATTCGTGCACATCAATTTTCCGATCATCCGCGATTCATCATGCAGCATTCCACAGAAATCGAAGCACATATAACAATTGGACCGTTCGGTGCACTGGTCGATGATATTAAAAAAGGGATTAACCACTTCTTCGTCGTCGAACAAAAACTCTTCGAAACAGGTCATCTGGCATGCAGTTACCACATCCATTTTTAGCACTTTTCTATTGTCAATCATTTCATTGCTGTTGATAACGCGTGCATTAATCTTGCTAGTGAACATTAGATATGTGAACACGATCCAGTGGAGGAAAGGACTTTTTTTACggaacatttccatttttgcAACTATCGTAGCTTTCACTTTCAATAATATATTGCTTTGCCGAGAACGTTTCGGTTTAACAGTTGATGCTATACtgaaaagaacgaagaaatggATGAAGAGGAATGGCAACAGAAAATTGTCATTCAATATTCAAATGCACTTCGTATTGTTGTGAACACGGCTGACAGGTATATCGTACCTATATGTAGGTATGTTTTAGTTGggttttctgtttgtttttctttataaattgaTAGATACTGATTATCTACAACCCACCGTTTTTATTCAGTTGTGCGGAATATAACCGGATGTTCATATTTTGTCGACCAAGGAAGCTTCGTCCCTCCATCGGATTTGTTGCTTCATATGGTCAGTTAAGATCTCTCATGAAAAGATTGGAGTAATTGTTCCAAGATGGACTATAACAGACGGATGATGTTAGACATTATTCCCGAAGGTTTATCTTGTCGCTTGATACGACACGATAGCTTGAGTAATTTTAAACGagtttccaaaaacttttttattcgaaGAGCGAAGATGGCTGAAAATCCTTTGGTTTTTGTTCGTTAAGGGATCGTTCATTAAATGATTTCAGTGCagtttcaagaaaattaaaatcatcaATGAATTTCTCAATGCAAACGTATGAGTCATACAGAATGACGTAACACCCAAATATAACCTCTAAATGGAGGAGATGTCAAACATTTCACTTGAAAAAATGCATTCAATGCCATCGTAATCGAGCTATTGAtgccaatgaaagtagataagtaggtatggccagtccatacaagtcggaacacatacggatttgcatggcgccacctcaaacgaactcatttctagtggaaatttgcactagaaatgagttcgtttgaggtggcgccttgcaaatccgtatgtgctccggctagaacaaatttgaacgtttggccatacctatctatttactttcattgattgatGCTTGTAGCACTGAAAAAACGGGATTAATAATCTAGGAGTTAATTccaaatagaattttttgggTACTTTCAACGAGTGTGGGCTTTGTGACCAGAGCGAAGCTACGTACCataattcacatgagtttcGTTCAAAAGGTCGTAACTTACCACTCGTAAGCAAGATCACATTTTCACTGCTTTTAAGCAGACAATTTGACTTAAGCGTTCCTCGTTTGAAAAGGTCGCTTTTCTTAATCTGAtacaaattgttttgaattaataTGAAGCAgcaatgcaattttttgatatttttggaacagttgcaaaaatgtattgaaataatcagtcagtcaagggacctgaccagCCCAAAAGGTGTGGTCTAGTTCTTATAATAACATGTTTTAAAAGAGACTTTTCTCCCGACGACATAGGTATTTGGCCAAATGATCTGTATACAGTATTACTGTATGCTAGAATGTCTTTTGTTCGAAGTATAGTTTAGTGTTTGATAataaaaatcttctacttctttagttttaccATATGTCTAGCTATAAGAGAGAATATTTTGCTGGTGCTAATAACATAtatttgtcgtcgttgtcatCGATAATAAATATGACTATCCGTTTCAACACATCAAACGCACAAACAACAGATGaaccattttttgcacatttttttatcattgGCATTTTATTGCTCCATTTCCGAAAGTCTAATACCCTCAACAATGGTATCAATTAGCAATTTTACgagcaaacaaaataaatattaacaaaatgtttcatgACAAATAAAGGTCTTTCCGAAACActtcaaacgaaaataaaagtaaacaaCCTGGTGGCAACTAATGTACCACATAATTTTAGGTATACAATGAGGAagatataaaataataattttccctTCAATAGTGCACATAATGCAATGAgacaataaacataaaaaatcgtCGTCTGTCTCAAACATCTCTTCGACCATTTTCCATGTTTTTTTGTACCGACGAATGTCTGCAATTGTAATTCATTTTCGGTATCTATGGACAGTATTCGATACATTAGTCCTGATTAAATTCGGTAAGTTTAATTAGCAGGATCAAAATTGATTAAGATATGAGTTTGTGAATATATTACCATAAATTTTCGCTAAAGTTCCATAAACACCAGTATACCAGTTTAGCATGTCCACGAACCGAGTTGTGCTAAAGTGTCATAAATATCAGTGTACCAGTTTAGCATGTAAACGAACCGAGCTGTACTAAAGTTCTATAAACATCAGTATACCAGTTTAGCATGTCCCCGAAACGATTTGTTTGTAGCGACATCTTTCGATTTACTTTGTAGCgttcactgaatttttttttgagaataaaAGACGGTAATCGTCTGCTTTAACATGGGTAATATGGATTAGATGTAGGTGTTTCAGCCTAATTCTTCTTTCTCTGGAGATTACGGTGAACttttaaccaaaaatattttccttgtacaaaaGTGGACATACCTTACACAATGCATCGGgataagaaaaacatttttttttggttaaaaatgaattggaCTACCAAGAATTTGTACTTCAACTTTCAATTTGTATAAGACTTAGTATCAAATGAATTAAGTCGTGCCTTACATGGTTGAGAAGGTTATTTCCATTGTTTTGTTTGActgtttaaaatttacaagaTGAAagctaaaaaacaaaaattaatttaaaaaaattccctcTCTCCAAAAAATATCCTCCTCCTTtatctgtaaatattttcctttaatttacatttcgaATCTTACTGGGTTCGTCTATCTCATATTGCACAtattgcaaaattattattcatgaaatgtgattttttgcTCCGTGATACTAACTGCCCCAAGCAAAATAGGAAGAATGTAATAACAACgccttaaacatttttatgcttATGTAGATACACATGTTATATATATTGGAGAAAAATGAGTTTATGAAGACTTGGACAGTGTGGGAGCCGGTGTCAGTCTCATCCGGTACTCGTGGGaacttttctgttttttttttttctaaatctgctaatttgattttgagaattctaaaaaaatcatattttttcctgaatttttcagatttttttttaaacaacccCTGCTGCTAATAAACGTTACAAATGCTTTTACAGGTGGTGATTTATCTGTTAACCACAACGAAGACAAAAATCAGGGCAGAGCTCTGCATTACATATGCCTTCGTTAATGTaggcaaaatttttgttgaagaaaacggaagtaaaagattttgtgtcaatttgttgaaaatacttgaaATACTTGGGACACACGTTAAAAATTACGAACTCCGAACCTATACCTCCCCCTGCGTACGTCAAAATGTAAGGAGAAAATTTCGAGAATCTATCTCCGACCATTTCTGTAAAATGACCATTTAATACATCACCAATACATTGCCAATATAACTCAAtcaaattcgaaatgaaaagtGTGCACGGTGTACACAATGATCATACCTATAGTTCAATCGTTACGTACAAGCTGCACTACCGTTTGGTAAAGAAATAGTGGTTAGGGGACAAGGATATTGTAAGTTATGAGTCAAGCTTATGTATCCTTACTTTTTCAGACACATTTTCAGTTGTATACACATAAGTTTCATCCGAGATCAACTATAAAGCTTACCATATGTGTGTACATCAGTTGCTACCGAAAACGGCCATTCGACTTATTTCTTTCGATACAAAAACGTAATTTAGTCAATACTGTCAGTATATTGcaacaattttataaatgagACTCCTTCGTAATGAATTACTATTCTGTGGTCATCATTAACGAGAGGACAGacgaaaaaatgtttcgacgAAATTGCACAAAGGAATAGAcagtttttataaaaaaaaattattcggcAAAGAGTTGATTTCGGTTGTGGATTCTAGCACGTGCACACTGCACATACATAAGTTATAGCGGTGTCCTACGGAGAGCCCTTTAATTTATCCGTTCTTATTGgtatatacacacaaaataGTACAAaaagaagcagaaaaaaaagttgttgttcAAAGGATACGAGTAACCTGTGATCCATTTCCAACATGGTATAAATATGCGGATACAGTGAAAGCAATATAATGTAATATAAGAGTAAAAGTCTACAATTTATGTCTTTTTAAAGCATttatgaaatggaaaatgtttcggAAAACTTTCCCATTTTAATATAATATGTGGAATCAGATGCACTTGATGGTCTTGATGATGTTATTAATTTTATAGCGACAAATGGGATATAATACTATTTACGTTAATATTGCAAAATGGGTCCGTTTGCGATCAATGACCCTTCGAAAATAGAACGCGATACATATTTATGGCTGTTACgttttttatgattattttaCAGTTCGAACGATgaagcaatttttttgtttttgttttatatattCGACAGCATGTGTGCTAGAGCAGGTACTTTACAACTCTTTCGACAGATGATTTATCAATTTCTTTCAGTTCCCCCTTTTCCCAAACAAACTATTACCTGCGACGTAACATGAAATACGTTTCATACAGAATCGACCGAATCATAAATTTCATCGATTGAAGGAATAATAAAAGGATTTTTCTCTTGTTATATGTCTCTAGCGTAATAAATagtttaccaaaaattaagGGGTTGTTCAACCAAACGacttgaattaaaatttcaaacaaataaaGCATGTACGACGCCCTGGGATATATGTATATTGTATGGTTAGACGTGTGCGTTTGAAAGATACGGGttcaataaagaaaataacatGGAAGTTGAAATAGGAAAAAAACAACTCGATTTTTAAAGTTATCATTTATGACGCACTATGGTGCTGTGTAGTGCTGTTAAATATTTCGAGGGTAGCATTTTATAAGGGTGGCACTGCGACACAATCAAACAATCGTCACACttattttttaatggtaattctGCATATATATGCGAGTCTCTTACGAGTTTTATTTGATAGAGTAAATTTGCTATAGTTATTAAGATAAGCACAATGGCACATAAacctaaataaatttcaaggTTACGCGAAAAGAATCTTGATAAATTTTGCAATCGTCGAATAGGGGACACATTGATGTTGTACGGCTTTGTAATCCAACGCTTACACTAGTGTTAGTACAGGgtcgtaaaattttgtattctgTAGCGGAAACGAACGCAATTTCTTCTTGCCCATTTCTCATGTTATAGCGTAGGTTCTGAAGGAACAAGTTTGGTTGATCTCGCAGGCAGTGGCAACCAAATATTCTAGTGGGTACGAGCTGTCTTTATAGGTGTCTTAAGGTCTCttaattacgtaacgcaagaTGGCACAGCTAGCATAGAAGTTTtgcttttattgaaatttcatacatttcgcGCCACAGCGCTAGATCTCAACGCTAGAAAAAATGGGCAATTCGTACAATGATGGGTCGCAATCTCACATCGATgcaaaacatttgttttgttttgcatcACTTTACAACTAAAATGTGCAGTGTTCATCTGCAATTCTAACGAACCAATCAATATCACTGCAATAAAAGCGAATTGGATCGGTGCGAAAGTTAAgattaacatttaatttccCAAAGACATGAGCAATAAATTGTTGTGAATACAAATCTGGAATAGAGAATGCTAAAGGACAAAACATGCAATGTGAATATTGATAGCTGTTTTCCGATTTCCGAGAGATATTATGTGCACAGCTGGGTAGAATAAGATTATTATTTGTATGTTCGGGTTCGCTTATTGCATCTTCAAAGACTTTATTCATCTTTGAAATACTGggcatctgttattgacaaaaCAATGACAAAGGAATGAGCTGTAGCCAGTGAatgtagcaaaatgtatgctaaaaCATGGGTTGAAATCAAAAACTAGACGACACACATAACAGGTGAATACAAAGAAGATGCACCTGCTGCTTGTAtcaagtgaaatatttttagataacatttgtcaaaaattttgacgatcataaattcaatattttgaagGGTCGGCGTTCGTTGTAAAAACTATAATCACAGAATTTTGTTGCATAATATTTACTACGTACACTGAATGTAACTTCTTCAATTTCTTGAAACAAATACGAGATCCATTTTAGAGGGACAACAGACAAACAACtatgaatagttaaatgcagaaaatgGACGTGTAACATTAACGAATTATAAGAAAGATGAAATTTCGTTCATTCAAATTCGATAGATTGTCAACAGAATCGATAGtttagaatttcttgaaattcttgaaaattttagaattctctttcgagaattttgagaaaattttacaaaaaatagaCTTTGATCCGTtgatcaaaaaaattcatttatattattcggcggtaaaatatatttaaaaaataattcgcTTCGCTCACTCGTCGATATCGATCAAGTCATTCATCatattaaataacaaaattcattcGTTTTGATGAACCAATTGACCGGTTTCGTTGGTATCCCATTACATAACTAACAATCCTTAGATACAAAATATCCACTCATCGATTGTTAGATTCTCCTTCCAAAACGGCCAGATATCATTTACTTTTACGTAATAtggtgtgttgttgttgttacaaTCATATCCTTTCAATATAAATTATTTCTGTGGTTTAATCAAGTTTAAGAACGGAAAAGATGATCTTTGCCATTgtatttgtaataaaaacgTTATTTAATAGGAGGTTAATATGTACAAGGGGGAGTTTCCACGGCAACATTGGTTTTTCCTTCGCCAAGTTTTAGTTTGATGTTTAAATGGTTCTTGAAGCGAGaacgtaaaaataaaatcgttgagacacagaaaaataaataagagAAACAAATTATCTGTGAGTCTGAATGTAGATTGTATGGATAGGTATGTACGTTGAGTAATCAACAATTATTAACTATTCAGCGTAGAATGAAAAGATTTTcgatttgaaagaaaaaactgaACAATTGACCTCAAATCTGGAACAAAGAAAACATAATAATGAAGCTAACCATTCCGTTCTCAGTTTACTTAATTGTACCTAAATGTTGAGACAacaaaaacgaacgaaaatattgaaactttAAAATCTCACTCTCGTATAATTTCACGAAAAACATCTGCCACCCAATTGCTTCTGGTTATTTTGATTTGGTCAAGACGTATATTTTTACAGAACCAAATTCATTTTGCTTACCTGCctaataagatttttttttattcaacggTCTTGCATGCACAGTGCACACATATATACATCATCATCAATGTGCATTAAAAACACGCtgaccaatttaaaaaaatattttttttctgttaaatgATTGCGataagtttttaatttgatggCTCTAATACGATTTTTGGTGGTGTAACACCTGAATATGGGACCATATGGTAAGCGATGTATTGTATTAAAAACCACACATTTTATGCTGTCGGACTGTTTATGAGATACTAAATCATGTTTTTAACGATGGTTgctaaaaattattgcaatcgtaattaataaaaatgtttaccaGCACCACCAGCTGGATTCTCATGGCTCTCGACTGTTTATCATATTAAATAGTCAAAGTAGACAGCTACCACATAGatgaataaatatatataaaactaAATCTAATTAAGATAAATATTAACCAGAAATCCATAGCGACTCTGATTAGGTTTTATGCTCATTGAGCCCTTCTTGATTTGCCCTTCTTTCGCTTCGTTGAAGAATGTGATGGGTTTTGCCATAATACTATAACCACAATAAAGGGTACGTACGGTATACATACAGCAaggaataaatttaaaaaagattttacttTATTGAAATGGCAATGTGTATAGAGTATAGAGTGTACGTAAACTAGACCAAGTGTATTTACCAGTAACAGGTATTATATAACGGAAGATACTATTACCGTAAAATCGATAAGAAATATTCAAAGAAATGAGATTCTGATATGAAGTCGGTAAATCTGAGCGGAATTAAATGATAAAATCTCAAGTCATAGAGCTGTAAACAATCAAGGTAGACAATACACTTAGACGATTTCTTACCGTATATATATTCACACATCGACGCGACGTCAAATTTCTTTCACTATAAAGCAGGTTAGTAGGACTTACGAATGCGCTGCGaaatattcacacgaaaaagtTCGAAGTGCGTTTGTACAGATGCTTTAGGCACTGAAAATCTACATACGGTTTCAAGCTACGTAATCTCTATGActgtaatgtaatgtacaaaatattttggtaaaaatgtGACTACATCGGTAAACTTCTAAGGGAACGTATTTTGActattaaatataaaaatcagttCATCTATTCCAAGAATTCAGTTTGGACTTTTCGTGAGCAGTGAAATGGGTATGACTTCAAGGTGTCTCGGCTGAAAGCTACAtgttgtttaaaattaatccacactgctCAGCAGCGGTTGTGGACGGTACactttaggcaatttcgcgacaagcgacaagcgaaagtgcctaaaataaaccgtccacaacagatgcgtacacaacttttcatgctgaagGCCTaatttacgagaaaaattccgtagtTTATGCCCAAGgcttgaaaaacatttttgatcgCATCTTTCATATGTAATAGTAGAGTAGAGGAAGTGAGTCTCTTTACACTTTGAAGACACACTCATCGCGTTACTACTACATGTTTGGTGTCAGTGGAAAACTAACATCAATAGTGATCAGtggaaacagttttttttaatgtttttgttgcattttggACGCACTACAAGCACGAGTACTCTAAGAAGAGTACTGAAACGGAACAGtgcatcaaacaaattttgaactgtaagaaaatgtgaaaagaattcattcaaaatagtcCTCTATTTGGCAGTTGTCACTTGAAGCACTTTTGCATGAAGTGCATTGATGCAGAGGAACTGCTAGGAGTTCACCGaaatatccaaattttttCCTCTTTCTTCAATTGCCCATACTTCAGTGTAGACCCAATAGGACCCGATTCGTCCCGAATGCATCCGATTTCAGTAAGCTGTTGTATCAAACTGTATAGGGCAACAGAATGAACATTTGaaggtaaaataaaatcggaCCCCAAAGACGATTAGGTAGAGCTCAGTTCTACATAAGTTGTAACTCTCGAGGGCACACAACAACTtgtaaacagaaaaataaaaacatttttattcagaACACTACACAATGTTACAAACCAAGTCTTCatgttaattcaattttgtcgcAACAGTGTCGACGGGCAAACATTCCGTGTaagttttttcaattatttcacccaaagCGGAAAAAATGGGCTGTCAAAATCCGTTAGTCGATTTTGCAGGAGTATGCACCTTATAACGTTCCAACAGTCCTCACATCTGCAATGTAAtaagacatttttttcattttcatctgaAAGCATTCGAAACCTTCCATTACGCACTTATTAAGTATCCCCAAGTCCACGTCTTTGCATTTATATGCCGCTCGAGCATACGATTCTATAAGATAGTAGGCCTCATCCGGATGTGGCGCATTTTGGTACGTAATCATTTTGTAATTGTTCAGACCATTCGCTAGACTCCTAATCGAAGCcagtaatttcaattttgttttaccaCGCAGTTCGTCTACGTCGAACGATGTGTAATTGAATCGAAGTTGTTTGATGAGTTTCATGTACGGGGCCTCTTGAAAGCCGTCATCAGTCATCTGAACACAATAAAACGGTTGGTTGAAAAGATATTTGCTGAGGCTTGCAATAAGATTGTGTGATTACCACGCCTGTTCTGTTCATTATACAGTGATACAGACATTGCATATCGCTTGTGGCAACCCTTCGCCGGCCGAGTGGaggatttttaaaaatatctaTCGCATCGTCAACATTCTTCATTACGAAAACTTTACCGCATTTCATCCATGCATCAACAATGAAGGATTGTGCTTGAA
Encoded here:
- the LOC119076865 gene encoding uncharacterized protein LOC119076865 isoform X2, which encodes MKFIFVATIVSALALSLCSSSNVTGDYSPFYKSLVTRETYHHYANDSDPTDRIYFSTQFEHMLTEQYFQAQSFIVDAWMKCGKVFVMKNVDDAIDIFKNPPLGRRRVATSDMQCLYHCIMNRTGMTDDGFQEAPYMKLIKQLRFNYTSFDVDELRGKTKLKLLASIRSLANGLNNYKMITYQNAPHPDEAYYLIESYARAAYKCKDVDLGILNKCEDCWNVIRCILLQNRLTDFDSPFFPLWVK
- the LOC119076865 gene encoding uncharacterized protein LOC119076865 isoform X1, with amino-acid sequence MKFIFVATIVSALALSLCSSSNVTGDYSPFYKSLVTRETYHHYANDSDPTDRIYFSTQFEHMLTEQYFQAQSFIVDAWMKCGKVFVMKNVDDAIDIFKNPPLGRRRVATSDMQCLYHCIMNRTGVMTDDGFQEAPYMKLIKQLRFNYTSFDVDELRGKTKLKLLASIRSLANGLNNYKMITYQNAPHPDEAYYLIESYARAAYKCKDVDLGILNKCEDCWNVIRCILLQNRLTDFDSPFFPLWVK